In a single window of the Podarcis raffonei isolate rPodRaf1 chromosome 14, rPodRaf1.pri, whole genome shotgun sequence genome:
- the UNC45A gene encoding protein unc-45 homolog A isoform X1: protein MTVDFLHFYRLHQRSFHRLLHRRILGRCPCKKQEAGKKVPELRREGNELFQTGRYEEALAAYTRALSLCPGDGEEPDPHRAVLHRNRAACHLKLEDYVQAELDASKAIEADGHDVKSLFRRSQARQKLGRFDQALLDLQRCVSLEPKNKAFQEALRNLGSSMHEKMTAMSRTDSKVEQMFKLLLDPEEKDLDKKQKAAQNLIVLAREEPGAEKIFQNDGVRLLLQLLDTGRADTVLAAVRTLTGLCSGHRSRTAVILAALGPQRLFAILEMEDEQASLATYSLLQVMFDALKEGLQRDVRGKEEAVVLDTSKELKLLLKQLLEALTRESISSYGRDSILNLLISVVPRKSLKDPNNCLTLWVIDQGLKQILEVGGTVSHSPGGLRVTENTLMSAAVLLSKLYGDLKCDGERENFHRLCEDYVRGWFQDHGVPGKLRAIQTASCLLQGPSEAGNRVLELSGIMESILALCASSREADQLVAVEALIHAADKAKRATFITANGVTLLKEIYKHSERDSIRIRALVGLCKLGSAGGTDFSMKQFAEGSTLKLAKQCRKWLCNEAIDAGTRYWAAEGLAFLSLDADVKEELLEDKAALQALFWLARSENRSVLFAVASTLVNCTSSYDQEEPDPQMVELAKYAKQHIPEKHPKDKPEFVRQRVRKLLAAGVVSALTCMVKSESPSLSPACRELISRVFLAVVEDPEDRGAVVAAGGGKALIPLALEGTEIGQTKAAQALAKITITTAPEMAFPGERIYEVVRPLVGLLHLNRSALQNFEGLMALTNLAGTSERLRQKIVKEKAVPMIEGYMFEEHEMIRLAATECMCNMALSPEVGELFLVEGSDRLKLLVLYSGEDDERLQRAASGTLAVLTSLLPQICSRIPQVTTHWLEILQALLLSPGTELQHRGVVVVRNMVAADKEVAEKLMESETMEILSVMAKAKAKPQIAQVAQECLAQAVAYGLIKPNPPAAAEKEED from the exons ATGACCGTCGACTTCCTTCACTTCTACCGCCTCCACCAGCGCAGCTTCCACCGCCTCCTCCACCGACGAATCCTGGGGAGGTGTCCCTGCAAGAAACAGGAAGCCGGCAAGAAG GTCCCGGAGCTCCGCCGGGAGGGCAACGAGCTCTTCCAGACAGGCCGCTATGAGGAGGCGCTGGCCGCCTACACCCGGGCCCTCAGCCTCTGCCCTGGGGATGGCGAGGAGCCCGACCCGCACCGCGCTGTCCTCCACCGCAACCGCGCCGCCTGCCACCTCAAGCTG GAGGACTATGTCCAGGCAGAACTGGACGCTTCTAAAG CCATAGAAGCTGATGGACATGACGTGAAGAGCCTCTTCCGGCGCAGCCAAGCCCGGCAGAAACTGGGCCGCTTCGACCAGGCCCTCCTGGATCTGCAGAGGTGTGTGAGCCTGGAGCCCAAGAACAAGGCCTTCCAGGAGGCTCTGCGCAACCTTGGCAGCAGCATGCATGAGAAG ATGACAGCCATGTCCCGCACAGACTCCAAAGTGGAGCAGATGTTTAAGTTGCTGCTGGACCCTGAAGAAAAAGATCTGGACAAGAAACAAAAG GCAGCTCAGAATTTGATTGTTTTGGCTCGCGAGGAGCCTGGTGCTGAGAAGATTTTCCAGAACGACGGGGTGCGCCTCCTGCTACAGTTGCTGGATACAGGTCGGGCGGACACGGTGCTAGCAGCTGTGCGAACCCTCACTGGCCTTTGCAGTGGGCATCGTTCTCGG ACTGCAGTGATCCTGGCTGCGCTGGGGCCCCAGCGCCTCTTTGCTATCCTAGAGATGGAGGATGAGCAAGCCTCGCTGGCAACCTACAGCCTGCTGCAGGTTATGTTTGATGCCCTCAAGGAGGGGCTGCAGAGGGATGTGCGTGGCAAGGAGGAAGCTGTGGTCTTGG ATACATCCAAAGAGCTGAAATTGCTCCTCAAGCAGCTGCTGGAAGCCCTGACCCGGGAGAGCATTTCCTCCTATGGCCGGGACAGCATCCTCAACCTGCTGATCAGTGTGGTGCCCCGGAAGTCGCTGAAGGACCCCAACAACTGCCTGACCCTCTGGGTCATTGACCAGG GTCTCAAGCAGATCCTGGAGGTGGGGGGCACAGTGAGCCACAGTCCTGGGGGCCTGCGGGTGACGGAGAACACCCTCATGAGCGCAGCCGTCCTCCTCAGCAAGCTCTATGGGGACCTGAAGTGCGATGGGGAGCGGGAGAATTTCCACCGGCTCTGCGAGGACTATGTCAG GGGCTGGTTCCAGGACCACGGCGTCCCTGGGAAATTGCGGGCCATCCAGACGGCCTCCTGTCTCCTGCAAGGCCCCTCCGAGGCTGGGAACAGGGTGCTGGAGCTGAGTGGCATCATGGAGAGCATTCTGGCCTTGTGCGCCTCGTCGCGGGAGGCTGACCAGCTTGTGGCCGTGGAGGCCCTGATCCATGCTGCCGACAAGGCCAAGCGGGCCACCTTCATCACTGCCAATGGGGTGACACTACTGAAGGAGATCTACAAGCACAGCGAGCGCGACAGCATTCGCATCCGGGCCCTGGTG GGCCTCTGCAAATTGGGCTCGGCGGGGGGCACAGATTTCAGCATGAAGCAGTTTGCGGAAGGCTCTACCCTGAAGCTGGCCAAGCAGTGCCGGAA gtGGCTGTGCAATGAGGCCATCGATGCCGGCACCCGCTACTGGGCAGCTGAGGGACTGGCCTTCCTCTCCTTGGATGCGGACGTTAAGGAGGAGCTCCTGGAGGACAAGGCTGCCCTGCAGGCTCTCTTCTGGCTGGCCAGG TCAGAGAACCGGAGCGTCCTCTTTGCGGTGGCCTCCACACTGGTGAATTGCACCAGCAGCTACGACCAAGAGGAGCCTGACCCCCAGATGGTGGAGCTGGCGAAGTACGCCAAGCAACACATCCCTGAGAAGCACCCAAAG GACAAGCCAGAGTTCGTGCGCCAACGTGTGAGGAAGCTGCTGGCTGCCGGTGTGGTGTCAGCGCTCACCTGCATGGTGAAGAGTGAAAGCCCCTCCCTGAGCCCCGCCTGCCGAGAGCTGATCTCCAG GGTGTTCCTGGCTGTCGTGGAAGACCCTGAGGACCGAGGGGCTGTGGTAGCTGCTGGAGGCGGGAAG GCACTCATCCCTCTGGCCCTGGAAGGCACTGAAATAGGGCAGACGAAGGCTGCGCAGGCCCTGGCTAAGATCACCATCACCACCGCCCCCGAGATGGCTTTTCCGGGCGAACGG ATCTATGAGGTGGTCCGGCCCCTGGTGGGCCTCCTGCACTTGAACCGCAGTGCCCTGCAGAATTTCGAAGGGCTGATGGCTCTCACCAACCTGGCGGGGACCAGTGAGCGGCTCCG GCAGAAGATTGTGAAGGAGAAGGCTGTGCCCATGATCGAGGGCTACATGTTTGAGGAGCACGAAATGATCCGCTTGGCAGCCACTGAGTGCATGTGCAACATGGCGCTGAGCCCAGAG GTCGGAGAGCTGTTCCTGGTGGAGGGCAGTGACCGGCTCAAGCTGCTGGTCCTGTACAGCGGGGAGGATGATGAGAGGCTCCAGCGGGCAGCTTCAGGGACATTGGCCGTCTTGACCTCGTTGCTGCCCCAGATCTGCTCCCGCATCCCTCAAGTG ACGACTCACTGGCTGGAGATCCTGCAGGCCCTGCTCCTCAGCCCTGGCACCGAGCTCCAGCACCGCGGGGTGGTGGTAGTGAGGAACATGGTGGCTGCTGACAAGGAGGTGGCCGAGAAGCTGATGGAGAGCGAGACGATGGAGATCCTGTCTGTTATGGCCAAGGCCAAGGCCAAGCCCCAGATTGCCCAAGTGGCCCAGGAGTGCCTGGCGCAGGCCGTGGCTTATGGCTTGATCAAGCCCAACCCTCCTGCAGCTGCCGAGAAGGAGGAGGACTGA
- the UNC45A gene encoding protein unc-45 homolog A isoform X2: MEETAVPELRREGNELFQTGRYEEALAAYTRALSLCPGDGEEPDPHRAVLHRNRAACHLKLEDYVQAELDASKAIEADGHDVKSLFRRSQARQKLGRFDQALLDLQRCVSLEPKNKAFQEALRNLGSSMHEKMTAMSRTDSKVEQMFKLLLDPEEKDLDKKQKAAQNLIVLAREEPGAEKIFQNDGVRLLLQLLDTGRADTVLAAVRTLTGLCSGHRSRTAVILAALGPQRLFAILEMEDEQASLATYSLLQVMFDALKEGLQRDVRGKEEAVVLDTSKELKLLLKQLLEALTRESISSYGRDSILNLLISVVPRKSLKDPNNCLTLWVIDQGLKQILEVGGTVSHSPGGLRVTENTLMSAAVLLSKLYGDLKCDGERENFHRLCEDYVRGWFQDHGVPGKLRAIQTASCLLQGPSEAGNRVLELSGIMESILALCASSREADQLVAVEALIHAADKAKRATFITANGVTLLKEIYKHSERDSIRIRALVGLCKLGSAGGTDFSMKQFAEGSTLKLAKQCRKWLCNEAIDAGTRYWAAEGLAFLSLDADVKEELLEDKAALQALFWLARSENRSVLFAVASTLVNCTSSYDQEEPDPQMVELAKYAKQHIPEKHPKDKPEFVRQRVRKLLAAGVVSALTCMVKSESPSLSPACRELISRVFLAVVEDPEDRGAVVAAGGGKALIPLALEGTEIGQTKAAQALAKITITTAPEMAFPGERIYEVVRPLVGLLHLNRSALQNFEGLMALTNLAGTSERLRQKIVKEKAVPMIEGYMFEEHEMIRLAATECMCNMALSPEVGELFLVEGSDRLKLLVLYSGEDDERLQRAASGTLAVLTSLLPQICSRIPQVTTHWLEILQALLLSPGTELQHRGVVVVRNMVAADKEVAEKLMESETMEILSVMAKAKAKPQIAQVAQECLAQAVAYGLIKPNPPAAAEKEED; this comes from the exons ATGGAGGAGACGGCG GTCCCGGAGCTCCGCCGGGAGGGCAACGAGCTCTTCCAGACAGGCCGCTATGAGGAGGCGCTGGCCGCCTACACCCGGGCCCTCAGCCTCTGCCCTGGGGATGGCGAGGAGCCCGACCCGCACCGCGCTGTCCTCCACCGCAACCGCGCCGCCTGCCACCTCAAGCTG GAGGACTATGTCCAGGCAGAACTGGACGCTTCTAAAG CCATAGAAGCTGATGGACATGACGTGAAGAGCCTCTTCCGGCGCAGCCAAGCCCGGCAGAAACTGGGCCGCTTCGACCAGGCCCTCCTGGATCTGCAGAGGTGTGTGAGCCTGGAGCCCAAGAACAAGGCCTTCCAGGAGGCTCTGCGCAACCTTGGCAGCAGCATGCATGAGAAG ATGACAGCCATGTCCCGCACAGACTCCAAAGTGGAGCAGATGTTTAAGTTGCTGCTGGACCCTGAAGAAAAAGATCTGGACAAGAAACAAAAG GCAGCTCAGAATTTGATTGTTTTGGCTCGCGAGGAGCCTGGTGCTGAGAAGATTTTCCAGAACGACGGGGTGCGCCTCCTGCTACAGTTGCTGGATACAGGTCGGGCGGACACGGTGCTAGCAGCTGTGCGAACCCTCACTGGCCTTTGCAGTGGGCATCGTTCTCGG ACTGCAGTGATCCTGGCTGCGCTGGGGCCCCAGCGCCTCTTTGCTATCCTAGAGATGGAGGATGAGCAAGCCTCGCTGGCAACCTACAGCCTGCTGCAGGTTATGTTTGATGCCCTCAAGGAGGGGCTGCAGAGGGATGTGCGTGGCAAGGAGGAAGCTGTGGTCTTGG ATACATCCAAAGAGCTGAAATTGCTCCTCAAGCAGCTGCTGGAAGCCCTGACCCGGGAGAGCATTTCCTCCTATGGCCGGGACAGCATCCTCAACCTGCTGATCAGTGTGGTGCCCCGGAAGTCGCTGAAGGACCCCAACAACTGCCTGACCCTCTGGGTCATTGACCAGG GTCTCAAGCAGATCCTGGAGGTGGGGGGCACAGTGAGCCACAGTCCTGGGGGCCTGCGGGTGACGGAGAACACCCTCATGAGCGCAGCCGTCCTCCTCAGCAAGCTCTATGGGGACCTGAAGTGCGATGGGGAGCGGGAGAATTTCCACCGGCTCTGCGAGGACTATGTCAG GGGCTGGTTCCAGGACCACGGCGTCCCTGGGAAATTGCGGGCCATCCAGACGGCCTCCTGTCTCCTGCAAGGCCCCTCCGAGGCTGGGAACAGGGTGCTGGAGCTGAGTGGCATCATGGAGAGCATTCTGGCCTTGTGCGCCTCGTCGCGGGAGGCTGACCAGCTTGTGGCCGTGGAGGCCCTGATCCATGCTGCCGACAAGGCCAAGCGGGCCACCTTCATCACTGCCAATGGGGTGACACTACTGAAGGAGATCTACAAGCACAGCGAGCGCGACAGCATTCGCATCCGGGCCCTGGTG GGCCTCTGCAAATTGGGCTCGGCGGGGGGCACAGATTTCAGCATGAAGCAGTTTGCGGAAGGCTCTACCCTGAAGCTGGCCAAGCAGTGCCGGAA gtGGCTGTGCAATGAGGCCATCGATGCCGGCACCCGCTACTGGGCAGCTGAGGGACTGGCCTTCCTCTCCTTGGATGCGGACGTTAAGGAGGAGCTCCTGGAGGACAAGGCTGCCCTGCAGGCTCTCTTCTGGCTGGCCAGG TCAGAGAACCGGAGCGTCCTCTTTGCGGTGGCCTCCACACTGGTGAATTGCACCAGCAGCTACGACCAAGAGGAGCCTGACCCCCAGATGGTGGAGCTGGCGAAGTACGCCAAGCAACACATCCCTGAGAAGCACCCAAAG GACAAGCCAGAGTTCGTGCGCCAACGTGTGAGGAAGCTGCTGGCTGCCGGTGTGGTGTCAGCGCTCACCTGCATGGTGAAGAGTGAAAGCCCCTCCCTGAGCCCCGCCTGCCGAGAGCTGATCTCCAG GGTGTTCCTGGCTGTCGTGGAAGACCCTGAGGACCGAGGGGCTGTGGTAGCTGCTGGAGGCGGGAAG GCACTCATCCCTCTGGCCCTGGAAGGCACTGAAATAGGGCAGACGAAGGCTGCGCAGGCCCTGGCTAAGATCACCATCACCACCGCCCCCGAGATGGCTTTTCCGGGCGAACGG ATCTATGAGGTGGTCCGGCCCCTGGTGGGCCTCCTGCACTTGAACCGCAGTGCCCTGCAGAATTTCGAAGGGCTGATGGCTCTCACCAACCTGGCGGGGACCAGTGAGCGGCTCCG GCAGAAGATTGTGAAGGAGAAGGCTGTGCCCATGATCGAGGGCTACATGTTTGAGGAGCACGAAATGATCCGCTTGGCAGCCACTGAGTGCATGTGCAACATGGCGCTGAGCCCAGAG GTCGGAGAGCTGTTCCTGGTGGAGGGCAGTGACCGGCTCAAGCTGCTGGTCCTGTACAGCGGGGAGGATGATGAGAGGCTCCAGCGGGCAGCTTCAGGGACATTGGCCGTCTTGACCTCGTTGCTGCCCCAGATCTGCTCCCGCATCCCTCAAGTG ACGACTCACTGGCTGGAGATCCTGCAGGCCCTGCTCCTCAGCCCTGGCACCGAGCTCCAGCACCGCGGGGTGGTGGTAGTGAGGAACATGGTGGCTGCTGACAAGGAGGTGGCCGAGAAGCTGATGGAGAGCGAGACGATGGAGATCCTGTCTGTTATGGCCAAGGCCAAGGCCAAGCCCCAGATTGCCCAAGTGGCCCAGGAGTGCCTGGCGCAGGCCGTGGCTTATGGCTTGATCAAGCCCAACCCTCCTGCAGCTGCCGAGAAGGAGGAGGACTGA